ATCAAAGGATTGCGCCTCGCGGTCGGCCTGGCCCTGGGGCTGCCGTTTCTGATCTTTCTCATTCCCTTCTTCGTCGTCTATTTTTTCATCGAGCATCGCGCCGGACGCCCCATGCCGTTCGATGTCCGGAAGTTTCTGAAGGAAACCTTCCACGCACCGTCCGCTCCCTCGCTCCAGTCCGCCCCCTCCTCCTTCGCGGAAGATTCCGGTGAAACGATCCGTTCCACAAGAACGGATACCACCCCATCCGCGTTCTCGAAAGCGAAAGCCACATCCATTTCATCCGGAACGGTCCTCAGTGCCTTCGTCGCCGACGGAGAAAGCCTGTTGGGAGGAGAAATCGCCCGGGAACTGGCCCGGCAGGGTTACCGGGTCGCGATCGCCTGGGAAAAAGACCGGGAAAAGGTGGCGGACCTCGTCCAGACCATCCACAACTCCGGCGGCAGCGCCTGCTCCCTGAACCTGGACCTTGGCGATCAAGAAAAAATTCAGAATGCCCTGGACCTGGCCGATAAGGAACTGGGTGGTATTCCCGGTCTGCTGATCAACAACGCCTCGAAATTATTGCCAACCGGCGTTGAACATCCCTCCTGGGAAGAACTGAATGCAACCATGCGCCACAACCTGCATGGACCCCTTTGGCTCTCTCTCAAATTCGGATCCGCCATGGTCGGTCGCGAAAACGGAAACATCATTCATATTCTCGACCTGTTCGGGGAATATCCCATGAAAGGGCACTCCGCCTTCAGTGCCGCCAGGGCGGGAATGGCCATGGCAACCCGGGCACTCGCCGCCGATCTTGGACCCTGGGTGCGCGTCAACGCCATCGCGCCAGGACTCCATCTTGTGTTCGCCCCCCATGCCGCGGAAGAACTCAGCCAGGAACATCCCAATCAGTACGCCTCAAAGCCCCAGCCCATGGCGGTGGTCCAAGCCTTGCATTACTTTCTGAAGTCACCAACGGTCACCGGCGAAATCCTCCATGTGGATGGTGGGCGGCGAATGCATTCCATTCCCCCTTCGACCATCCATGACCGCCCAGGTTTCCTTCACCAGTCACGCATCCAAACCCATCGAGAGGGTTAGAAGACATGAATGAAACACGCCTCTATCTGGCATCGCAAGGTTACCTCGAAAACGTGGACGAAGGACAACGAATCCTGACCGTGATCATTGTCCTGCTCGTCCTTGCCATCCTGTTCGCCGGCCACCTCTTTCTCAAAAAAGGAAAGAAAAGAAAACAGGACGCCGCGCATCAAAAACGGGAACGAAAACACTGAGCCGCCATCGGAAACAGCAGGATTCGTTCGGGAAGGCTGCTTGAATACAACTTCTTATAAGACTCCGGTACCGTCATGGATATAGCTACAATCATTGGACTTTTGGCGGGTTTCGGCCTGATCGGCTGGGCCATCCTGATGGGTGGTTCTTTCATGCTTTTTGTCGATGTGCCGAGCGTTATCATCGTCTTCGGCGGCACCCTGTGTACGATGTTCATCAAACATTCCATGCAGGATGTTTTGGGCTCGTTCGGTATTTTCATGAAGTCGATCATCAACGACCCGAGAAACCCCGAGGAATATGTTGCCAAACTGAACGAACTGGCCAATCTTTCGCGCAAGGATGGTCTTCTTGCCCTGGAGAAAATCAAGGTCGATGACAGTTTTCTGCAAATGGGCATCAATCTGTGCGTCGATGGCGCCGACCCCGATTTTGTCAGTTCCGTCCTCAGCAAGGAATTGAGTTACCTGAACGAACGCCATTCGGGTTGGATCGCCATTTACGAGGGAATGGGCGAGTCGGCTCCCGCCTTCGGAATGATCGGCACCCTCATCGGCCTGGTGCAGATGCTGGCCGACATGAGCGACCCATCGAAAATCGGACCTGCCATGGCTGTCGCCCTGATCACCACCTTCTATGGCGCCTTTCTGGCCAACCTGGTGGCCGTTCCCATCGCCATCAAGCTCAAGGCCTACAGCCAGAAAGAACAGGTCGTGCGTAAAATGATCATCGACGGCCTGGTCGGCATTCAAAAGGGGATCAATCCGCGGATGCTTCAGTATTCCCTGGTGGCCCCGGTTCCTCCATCGCAACGGAATTTTGACTGATTTTGTCTTTTTCGTCCACCACCGCCCCTTCGAAGCCGGGGCGGTGGTCCCACATTGGCTTGTACCTCCAGCGCTGGAATGAAAGGGGCTGGTAATGGCAGACGAATGTCCCCCGTGTAAAAAAGGAGCCCCCGCATGGTTGTTGACCTTCGGGGATCTGATGTCGCTTCTTTTGACCTTTTTCATCCTCCTGGTTTCGATGTCCACGGTCGATAAACCCAAGTTCAAGGCCGCGGCGGGATCGTTGAAGGATGCCTTCGGCGTACAGCGGGTCGAGGTCATCAACACCCTGCCGACGGGTGAAGACATCATCGCCATGGAATTCCAGCAGGAACTGATCATGGTCAAACTCAAGGAGCGCCTTGAGGTTCTCATGGCCCCCGTCGTTGATCGGGGGGAGGCGGAGATGGTCGAAACCGAAGCGGGATTCGTGATCAACATGAGTCGGGACAACCTTTTCGCCAAGGAGGGGTCCATCCTGCTTCCCGAGGCCAAATCGATTCTGGCCCAGATTGCCGTCCTGGTCCGCGACATTCCCAACATGGTTCGGGTCGAAGGGCACACAAGCAACCAGCCTCCCCCCTCCCGATTCGCCAGCAACTGGGAACAATCCGCCTCGGAAGCGGCTGCCGTCGTCCATTTCCTGGCGACCGAAGGAGAGGTCAATCCTGGCAAGCTCCAGGTGCGCGGCATGGGACAGGTAGCGCCCAAATCAGACAATGAAACACCCGATGGCCGAAAACGCAATCACCGCCTCGAAATCACAATCTCCAAGGAAACCATCATGGGACGACACTGATCCGGGACAGGAACAGAAAAAAGGGGTTCCCGCCGTAGCAGGGAACCCCTTTTTTTTTCACATTTTTCTTCATGATTCCCTCACCCCATCCGATAAGATTGGAGTCCAGGAAATAAAAAAAGAATTATTATTGCAACCATCCCGTCCAGAGTCACCATGCGGAATCACCTGACCGTCACCATCCGAACCGTCAACGGGCAGCAACAGTATCGAATCGGGCTGTTCTGGATTGGCGCCCTTCTCATTGCGCTGTGCTTCACCCTCGGGACCTTCTACAATGTTCCCCCCGATCATCCGCAGTCACAACCCATCCGCGGCACCACATCACCCCCTGATGAAACTGTTCCACCGATTTCCTTTCCCGATCCAGGCGCAAACGGTGATCCCTTCCGCAAACCGGCCCCGACACACCGGGTCATCCCCGAATTGGCCCCCGAGGTAGCCTCCCTGGACGGATTGTTCGATACTAAAAATCATTTTGGAAACCCGCCCCGGGAAAAAGAACCGGAATACAAAAACGATCGACAAAAACCGCGGAAAGAAACCCTCGGCAACAAGAAAAAACATCCCCCCCCTCCCCTTCACGCCGCGACTGCCCCATCCCGGTCCGCCCCCATCCTCCCTTTTCCCGGTTTCGAACGCATCATCCTGGAGTCGATTCCCAACGGTTCCCCGATCGAATTCAAGGGGATCAACAGCCCCTTCGGTGATCGCTCCCATTCCAAACGCAAACAAAAGTTTCATCCGGGAATCGACCTGTTCGCGCCAATGAACACACCGACCCATACCACGGCGGACGGTGTCGTCGAGTTTGCCGGATTCGAAAAAATGAACAGCTATGGCAACCTGGTCATCATCCATCATAATCATGGCTTCAAGACGAGTTATGCCCACCTGGACAAGATTACGGTAAAAAACGGCGATTTCGTCAAAAAGGGCGATTTGATCGGCTATTCGGGAACTTCAGGACTCTCCAGTGGCCCGCATCTGCATTACGAAATCCATTTTGTCCACCGTATCCTCGATCCCACCGGGTTCCTCGATTGGAATGCCAACAACCTTGCCCCCCTGTTTCGCGAAAAACAGGTTGCCTGGCAGTCGCTCATCGACCACATCAACCGCCGCCCCGAAACCAGCGAACTCCCCCTGCCCCTGCGCATTGCCCTGACCCAGGGGGGCTACAAACCACCCTGACGGTCCAAGCCAAACCTGACTCATCTTTTATCCCCTGATGATCCACCTTCAGAGTTCCTGATCCCGCAGGATTCGTTAACGGCACTTTTTGAGCAACATGCACTTTGATTTACCTATCAATTTTGCTAGATTTAGTGCCACCGCCGCTTCCGGTCTCGTGGACAAAAAAGCCAGCATTATCTGGAAGGGATCAGGAAGTCTGACCTTCGTTCCCCGTCTCCAACGTTCCACCGATCCCGCATCCTTATCAAGCCTTCATTCGTCATTACCGCCCGATCCTCCCCTGGCATTCATAATCAGAATTGCATTGAATAACAGCCATTTCAATAGGATCCAGCGACTTCAACCATGCGGAAATCCCGATAACGAGATAATGGCCCCCACATTGCATTGACCTCCTCGTCGGGGCTCGGATCCTTGAGTGAGACCGCTGCTAAAAAAGAAAATTCTTACAAAAGAGTGCTGCTTGAAGTTCATGGATCCGGCCCCGATGTCAAAAGAGCTACACTTTTCATGAAGAACCTGGCCAAAAGAGTCAACAGTTTGACTTTCGGCCCACCGATCACAAACACTTAGACCAACGTCTCAAAGCAACTCTTCAAAGAAAGAATTCCGACTAACAACATGGAGTACTACATGGGTGCCTTTCCGATTCCACCTTCAGATGTTCACGAGCTACCACCCCAGGTCAAAGCCTATCAACAGGGGGCGTCACTGGCCGACAACACCCGAGCCGCCTATTGGGGCGATCTGCGGCGGTTCATGGATTGGGGCGGAGAGGTCCCCTCCTCGGCCAAAATGATCGCCTCCTATCTTGTGGCCCATGCCGATTCGCACAAATTCGCCACCCTCGCCCGATGGAAGGTTTCCATCGGCAAGGCGCATACCGCCCAGGGACTGACCGATCCCACCAAAACAGAACTGGTCCATGCAGTGCTCAAGGGGATCAAACAAAAACATGGTCAGGATCAGCGCCAGGTCGCTCCACTGACCCGAGAAAAAATCATTGCCATCTGTCTGCAAATGGGGGACCGCCTCAAGGACAAGCGCGACAAGGCGTTGATCCTCGTCGGCTTTGCCGCCGGACTGCGACGTTCCGACCTGATCACCCTCGATGCCAAGGACCTGTATCGTCGAGAAAACGGAATCGAGATTCATCTGAGCAAGGGACGGGTGGGGTTGCCATTGGCCCGGGGCGAGGTGTGTCCGGTGCATTCCCTTGAAGATTGGTTGCAGACGGCTGAAATCGCGGAGGGGTCGGTCTTCCAAGGGATCAACCGCCATGGACGTCGTTCGGGAAAACCATTGACGGGACATGGCGTCGCCCTGATCGTCAAGGAGCGGGTACAATCGATCGGCCTGGATCCGGCCAACTTCAGTGGCTTCAGCCTGCGCTCCGGATTGATCGCCAGTGCCTCGGCGGCTGGAATCTCCCTGCAAAGCGCCACCTCCCTGTCGGGAACCGGCGTCCTGTAAAATGATGACGGATGGGTCCGGGAAGGGGTTTCCCCTTCCCGGTGGCCAATCAGTTTTTCTCTGCAATTTCCTGACGCACCTGTTCCATGTCCAGCATCAACGCCTTCTCGATCAATTCCACGAACTGCGGTTCCGGCAGCATGCCCGGCTGGGAAAAGATGATGATCTTTTCCCGAAAGATCATCAGGGTCGGGATCGAACGAATCTGGAAGGCGTGGGCCAGTTCCTGCTGATCGTCGGTTTCCACCTTGCCAAAAACCACATTTGGATAACGGTTCGAAACCTTCTCGAAAATCGGGGCAAATGCCTTGCACGGACCACACCAGGAGGCCCAAAAGTCAATGATGACCACATCGTTGCCATTGACCGTCTCTTCGAAATTTTCCTTGTTCAAGGTGATCGTCGCCATCAAGCGTCTCCTGCCAGACTGTGATTGTCGTTTTCCGGAACCCTGTACGCCCCAGACCTTTTTTCGAGCATGGCTTCGACCACCGTAAACGGATCCGTTGCCGATCGTGTCAGCTTTTCTCGAACAACCCCGTACCCTTCCTTGATTTTCATGCGGATTCCGGGATCATGCAACACCCCATCGAGATCGGCGCATAAAATCTCCGGGACGACCTCATGCTGCAACCGTTCCCGCACCACCGCCCACCCCGCGACAAGATTGACAAGCGAAAAAAACGGAATCCGGACGAGTAGCCTGCCAATAGGGTAGGTCATGGGACTGACCCGATAACAGACGACTTGAGGTGTTCCGATCAAGGCGGTTTCCAGGGTGGCGGTCCCCGATGTGACCAATGCCGCGTCGGCACTGGCCACCAGATCATACGTGGCGCCGCTCCTGATGGGAACCTCTCGCTTGAAGGTCGGGTCAATATCTTCCGGCCAATGCCGTTCCAGTTCGTCTTCCGACACGGTTGGCGCACACGCCACCACAAAACGCATGTCCGGATACGTGCGCCGGAGAAGAAAACAGGATCGAATCATGGGGCCGAACAGGCGTCCAATCTCTCCCCGCCGGCTCCCCGGCAGCAGCACCACGCACGACTCGTCGGTGCCGATGCCCAAGGATTGACGCACCCGTGCCCGGCCCGCCGCCCCCTCGGGGCGCATCGACCAGGGCAATGCCCTCCCGACCAATGGATGCCCCACGAACGTCACCGGAAGCGGTGTTTCAGCGTAAATCGCTTGTTCGAAGGGAAAAAGAAGCAGCAGATGGTCGATGAAACGATGCAGTCGTTTCGCCCGTCCACGACGCCAGGCCCATACCTGGGGGGAAACATAGTGCAATACCGGAATATCTCTAGCCCTGGCGCGACGGGCCACCAGAAAATTAAAATCGGGAAGGTCGATGGTCACCACCAGATCAGGCCGTTCCCGATCCATGAGCCGCAGCAGATAGTCAAATGCCCGAAGCAGATCAGGCAGTCGGCGCACCACCTCGACCACGCCGATCACCGACAAATGGTTGCTGTCGAACGGTCCCGTCATCCCCTGGGATCGCATCCCCGGTCCGCCGATCCCCATGAACGACACCTCGGGAATCCGCTCGCGGATTGCCGCCATCAGGTCGGCCCCCAGAAGATCTCCCGAAGCCTCTCCCGCAATCAGAAGGATCTTCCGCCCCTTCGCGGTCATGATGGCCTTGTTCCCAAAACGTCGCGTTCCATGGATCAAACAGTCCCCCCGGTCTCTGGAGTCATCATGGCCTCATCACAAGAAACGAAAATCTGTCCATTCTGGTCCACCATCGCCAAGGTTTGTTCCGGATCGAGCAACAATGTCCTGCCCCCCTCGATGGCCAATACCGAGACCCCCGCCGTCTGCATCCCCGTGATCGTCCCGGGTCCCACCGTGGGCAGGTCCAGACGTAGGTCCTGTCCCGGTTTGCATGTTTTCACCAGGACCACGGCGCCGCGCCCGGCCCAGCTGTTTCTGGCGCCCGCCACCAGTTCGCCGGCCCTGCGGAGCATCGCATCGGTTCCTTCCATCGCCTCGACCGCCACCACCACTTTTTTCTTGACGACAACCCCCTGACCAATGTCAAGCCCGCCCAAAACCTTGGCGGCCCGCCAGCCGATCCGTATGTCCTCCCACACTGCCTCATCGGGAACCTTCCGGCTCAATACACCCACCGGGGCCAACAATTGGGGCAGATAATCGGTCACTGAACGAACCTGCAAACCACACCGTTCCAATTCGACGGCGATCGCCCGCAGCAGGTGATCATCATGAAGGTGTTTCAAGCGCCAGACAAGTTTCAGGGCCATGGTGTCGGGGCGAACCTTCCAAATGGCCGTCTTGGAAATCCCCCCGGCCAGCACCAGTTCACGGACCCCCCGGTCCTTGAAAAACCGGATGATCTTCTTGAACTGCCCCAGAGTGACCCACAACAGGTCCGATACCTGGTCCTGGACCCTGGGATCGGTCTCGCCACGATGGGCCGCGACCACGACCGTTCTGGAAGATTCGGTGACGATTTTCTTGATGAACAGAAGGGGCAGGACGCCGTTGCCGGCGATCAATCCGAGGGGCGGTTCATGATTGGACGACAAGGCAGGACCATTTCCAGGGCGTGTTGACATTCAGTGGATTTCGGCTCCTTCATGGCGGCCTCGGTCGATTCTAGCCCTGGAAGTCGGCCATTGTCCATGCCTGCCCCCGTCGAAAAATGCTACACATCTCTACGAAGGTAGGATATCCTACATGGAGGCTCCTCTAGATGACAATCGGTGCAGACATGGAACAACGAATCAGCCTGCGTGAAGCCAACCAGCATTTAGCCCGTTACATCAAAGCGGTGGAAGCTGGCGAGGAGGTCATCATCACCCGGCGCGGACAGCCCATCGCTCGTCTGATGCCCTTGCGCCGTGAACGGGTGTTGAGCGAAGAACAGCAGGCGGCCCGCGAACGCACCCGGATGCGGATGCAACAGGGCTATGCCCTGGGAGGAAAACCGGTTTCCCGGAATGAACTCCATGAACGGTGAACGGTACACCCTCGACACCAACATCCTTCTCTATGCTCTGGATCGCGAGGCAGACAAAAAACACGCCATTGCCTCATCGTTGCTGAATCAGGCAGTCACGGAGAACTGCGTGTTGATGCTCCAATCTCTGGGAGAATTTTTCCGCGCGGCAACCGCCAAAGGCAAAATGCCCGTTGCGGAAGCCTCCGATCAGGTGCGGGACTGGCTGACGTTATTCCAGGTGCAATCCGCCGGACCATCCACGATTACCAAGGCACTCCGTGCAGTGCAAAACCATGGCATTTCTTTCTGGGACGCCATGCTGTGGGCCTGCGCCAAAGAAGCCGGTTGCGGGATCGTGATCAGTGAGAATTTCCAGCATGGGCGCGTGCTGGAGGGTGTCAGATTTCACAACCCTTTTCTAGGGAATATTGACATTCAATAGCTTTACAGATAGCCTGATTCTCTGGCACAATTCCCCAGACCCTTTTTTTCTTTCAATCTTTTTTCAGCGACAAAAGCCGCGTTGACCCGTCTGAAGAAACTCCAGCATACATTGAACTTCAGGGAGCGAGGACAGCTCCTTTTCCAACTCCTCGATCGCCTGCTCCAGGCGCAGGTTGGAACGAAACACCACCCGATGGGCCTGGCGAATGGCAGAGATGGTCTCTTCGGAAAAGCCACTCCGACGCAAGCCAACCACATTCACCCCCGTCAGACGCGCCCGGTTTCCCGCCGCCGACAAAAAGGGGACCACATCCATGGAAACCGCCGAGGCCCCGCCAATGAAGGCATTGCGCCCCACCCGGGCAAACTGATGAATGGCTGTCAGACCACCAATGACCGCATGGTCCTGAATTTCCACATGTCCCGCCAGGGTTGCCCCATTGGCCATCACCACCCGATCCCCCACCCGGCAATCATGGGCAACATGGGTATAGGCCATCAACATGCAATCATCACCAACCCGGGTCAGCCCCCCCCCCGACTCGGTTCCCCGATGAATGCTGACGAATTCGCGAACCTGACACCGCTCGCCAATCTCGACCCGGGTCGGCTCTCCACGATAATGGACATCCTGCGGATCCAGCCCCACCGAGGCAAAACTGAAAATACGGGTCCCCGAACCAATGGTCGTGTGTCCATCAATCACCGCATGCGGCCCCACTTCAACCGCATCCAGCAACACCACATCGGCGCCAACCACCGCATACGGGCCAATCCGCACCCCTTTTCCCAGCCGGGTCGAGGCGGCGACGACGGCCGTGGGATGAATCTCAACCGCTTCAGGTTGCGTCATGGCTGGTCGCACTCCCGGCATCGCGGGTCATCGCCATCAACAATGCCTCCGCCGCCAAATCACCGCCGGTATAGGCCTTTCCTTCAAAACGCCAGATGTCTCTGCGCCTTTTGGCCAAGGTCAACACCAGCCGCAATTGATCCCCAGGAATGACCGGTTTGCGAAAACGAACCCGGTCAATGGTCATGAAATAGACAAGCCGCCCTTTCACCGAATCAGGATCGGTATATCCCGCGAACAACGCCCCCGCCTGGGCCATGGCCTCAAGAATCAAGACCCCCGGCATGACAGGATTCTCCGGGAAATGCCCTTGAAAATGCGGCTCGTTGAAAGAAACATTCTTGATGGCGACCAGCCTTGCCCCAGGAACGAATTCGATCACCCGATCCACAAGAAGAAAGGGATACCGGTGCGGCAACAGTTTGAGAATATTTTCAGGTTTGTCCAGGTTCACGTCACTAAAACCAACTGGTTGTCCGTTTATTGAGCATTTTCAGCACTTGATCGGTGATGTCGATGGCCGAGCTGGCATACAACACCTGCCCCTTGCCAAAGATGATGGTATAACCCCGCTCCCGACCGATTTCCTCGATCACTTCACGCATCGCCTCGCTTATTTTCTTGGTCCAGCGTCCGTTCTCCCGGTCGATCACCGACTGATTGTCCTCGACAAGGCGTTGATACTCGCGAAACTTGTTGCGGACACTCTCCGAGGTTTCCGCCCGCGCCTCGGGAGTCATCAGCCCCTTTCTTTTTTCCAGGTCATCCTTCAACGATTTGATCTTCTGTTCCATGGCATCCACTTCCCTCTGCTTGGAAGCGAGTTTTTTTTCCAGGAGTTCCCGCGCCCGCTTGGCGGCGTCGGAAGAGGCCATGGCCCTGGGGACATCGACATAGGCAAACGAATACTGTTCCGCCC
Above is a window of Magnetococcales bacterium DNA encoding:
- the trxA gene encoding thioredoxin; this translates as MATITLNKENFEETVNGNDVVIIDFWASWCGPCKAFAPIFEKVSNRYPNVVFGKVETDDQQELAHAFQIRSIPTLMIFREKIIIFSQPGMLPEPQFVELIEKALMLDMEQVRQEIAEKN
- a CDS encoding SDR family NAD(P)-dependent oxidoreductase, with product MNHFIKGLRLAVGLALGLPFLIFLIPFFVVYFFIEHRAGRPMPFDVRKFLKETFHAPSAPSLQSAPSSFAEDSGETIRSTRTDTTPSAFSKAKATSISSGTVLSAFVADGESLLGGEIARELARQGYRVAIAWEKDREKVADLVQTIHNSGGSACSLNLDLGDQEKIQNALDLADKELGGIPGLLINNASKLLPTGVEHPSWEELNATMRHNLHGPLWLSLKFGSAMVGRENGNIIHILDLFGEYPMKGHSAFSAARAGMAMATRALAADLGPWVRVNAIAPGLHLVFAPHAAEELSQEHPNQYASKPQPMAVVQALHYFLKSPTVTGEILHVDGGRRMHSIPPSTIHDRPGFLHQSRIQTHREG
- a CDS encoding OmpH family outer membrane protein, producing the protein MAGMGRLMAVAVFAVGLLGSWPARAEQYSFAYVDVPRAMASSDAAKRARELLEKKLASKQREVDAMEQKIKSLKDDLEKRKGLMTPEARAETSESVRNKFREYQRLVEDNQSVIDRENGRWTKKISEAMREVIEEIGRERGYTIIFGKGQVLYASSAIDITDQVLKMLNKRTTSWF
- a CDS encoding MotA/TolQ/ExbB proton channel family protein, which codes for MDIATIIGLLAGFGLIGWAILMGGSFMLFVDVPSVIIVFGGTLCTMFIKHSMQDVLGSFGIFMKSIINDPRNPEEYVAKLNELANLSRKDGLLALEKIKVDDSFLQMGINLCVDGADPDFVSSVLSKELSYLNERHSGWIAIYEGMGESAPAFGMIGTLIGLVQMLADMSDPSKIGPAMAVALITTFYGAFLANLVAVPIAIKLKAYSQKEQVVRKMIIDGLVGIQKGINPRMLQYSLVAPVPPSQRNFD
- a CDS encoding type II toxin-antitoxin system prevent-host-death family antitoxin, producing MEQRISLREANQHLARYIKAVEAGEEVIITRRGQPIARLMPLRRERVLSEEQQAARERTRMRMQQGYALGGKPVSRNELHER
- a CDS encoding flagellar motor protein MotB translates to MLTFGDLMSLLLTFFILLVSMSTVDKPKFKAAAGSLKDAFGVQRVEVINTLPTGEDIIAMEFQQELIMVKLKERLEVLMAPVVDRGEAEMVETEAGFVINMSRDNLFAKEGSILLPEAKSILAQIAVLVRDIPNMVRVEGHTSNQPPPSRFASNWEQSASEAAAVVHFLATEGEVNPGKLQVRGMGQVAPKSDNETPDGRKRNHRLEITISKETIMGRH
- the lpxI gene encoding UDP-2,3-diacylglucosamine diphosphatase LpxI (LpxI, functionally equivalent to LpxH, replaces it in LPS biosynthesis in a minority of bacteria.), encoding MSTRPGNGPALSSNHEPPLGLIAGNGVLPLLFIKKIVTESSRTVVVAAHRGETDPRVQDQVSDLLWVTLGQFKKIIRFFKDRGVRELVLAGGISKTAIWKVRPDTMALKLVWRLKHLHDDHLLRAIAVELERCGLQVRSVTDYLPQLLAPVGVLSRKVPDEAVWEDIRIGWRAAKVLGGLDIGQGVVVKKKVVVAVEAMEGTDAMLRRAGELVAGARNSWAGRGAVVLVKTCKPGQDLRLDLPTVGPGTITGMQTAGVSVLAIEGGRTLLLDPEQTLAMVDQNGQIFVSCDEAMMTPETGGTV
- the lpxA gene encoding acyl-ACP--UDP-N-acetylglucosamine O-acyltransferase — translated: MTQPEAVEIHPTAVVAASTRLGKGVRIGPYAVVGADVVLLDAVEVGPHAVIDGHTTIGSGTRIFSFASVGLDPQDVHYRGEPTRVEIGERCQVREFVSIHRGTESGGGLTRVGDDCMLMAYTHVAHDCRVGDRVVMANGATLAGHVEIQDHAVIGGLTAIHQFARVGRNAFIGGASAVSMDVVPFLSAAGNRARLTGVNVVGLRRSGFSEETISAIRQAHRVVFRSNLRLEQAIEELEKELSSLPEVQCMLEFLQTGQRGFCR
- a CDS encoding PIN domain-containing protein — its product is MNGERYTLDTNILLYALDREADKKHAIASSLLNQAVTENCVLMLQSLGEFFRAATAKGKMPVAEASDQVRDWLTLFQVQSAGPSTITKALRAVQNHGISFWDAMLWACAKEAGCGIVISENFQHGRVLEGVRFHNPFLGNIDIQ
- a CDS encoding peptidoglycan DD-metalloendopeptidase family protein, with the protein product MRNHLTVTIRTVNGQQQYRIGLFWIGALLIALCFTLGTFYNVPPDHPQSQPIRGTTSPPDETVPPISFPDPGANGDPFRKPAPTHRVIPELAPEVASLDGLFDTKNHFGNPPREKEPEYKNDRQKPRKETLGNKKKHPPPPLHAATAPSRSAPILPFPGFERIILESIPNGSPIEFKGINSPFGDRSHSKRKQKFHPGIDLFAPMNTPTHTTADGVVEFAGFEKMNSYGNLVIIHHNHGFKTSYAHLDKITVKNGDFVKKGDLIGYSGTSGLSSGPHLHYEIHFVHRILDPTGFLDWNANNLAPLFREKQVAWQSLIDHINRRPETSELPLPLRIALTQGGYKPP
- a CDS encoding tyrosine-type recombinase/integrase, whose protein sequence is MGAFPIPPSDVHELPPQVKAYQQGASLADNTRAAYWGDLRRFMDWGGEVPSSAKMIASYLVAHADSHKFATLARWKVSIGKAHTAQGLTDPTKTELVHAVLKGIKQKHGQDQRQVAPLTREKIIAICLQMGDRLKDKRDKALILVGFAAGLRRSDLITLDAKDLYRRENGIEIHLSKGRVGLPLARGEVCPVHSLEDWLQTAEIAEGSVFQGINRHGRRSGKPLTGHGVALIVKERVQSIGLDPANFSGFSLRSGLIASASAAGISLQSATSLSGTGVL
- the lpxB gene encoding lipid-A-disaccharide synthase translates to MTAKGRKILLIAGEASGDLLGADLMAAIRERIPEVSFMGIGGPGMRSQGMTGPFDSNHLSVIGVVEVVRRLPDLLRAFDYLLRLMDRERPDLVVTIDLPDFNFLVARRARARDIPVLHYVSPQVWAWRRGRAKRLHRFIDHLLLLFPFEQAIYAETPLPVTFVGHPLVGRALPWSMRPEGAAGRARVRQSLGIGTDESCVVLLPGSRRGEIGRLFGPMIRSCFLLRRTYPDMRFVVACAPTVSEDELERHWPEDIDPTFKREVPIRSGATYDLVASADAALVTSGTATLETALIGTPQVVCYRVSPMTYPIGRLLVRIPFFSLVNLVAGWAVVRERLQHEVVPEILCADLDGVLHDPGIRMKIKEGYGVVREKLTRSATDPFTVVEAMLEKRSGAYRVPENDNHSLAGDA
- the fabZ gene encoding 3-hydroxyacyl-ACP dehydratase FabZ encodes the protein MNLDKPENILKLLPHRYPFLLVDRVIEFVPGARLVAIKNVSFNEPHFQGHFPENPVMPGVLILEAMAQAGALFAGYTDPDSVKGRLVYFMTIDRVRFRKPVIPGDQLRLVLTLAKRRRDIWRFEGKAYTGGDLAAEALLMAMTRDAGSATSHDAT